DNA from Thunnus thynnus chromosome 2, fThuThy2.1, whole genome shotgun sequence:
AGGGATGTATCTGTAATGAAAACGTGAAAAGGAACTGGAAAACCCTGAAAACTCATCTTCTCCAcgttttttgatattttgatcaGTCTATTTGTTCatactttatttaaacagttaGCTaaattaagctaacattagcactgGCAGTTGGCAGTTGACAGTTGACAGTTGTCAGTTGGGATCGCACTCCATTGTCAGTTGGGATCACATGCCATTGTCAGTTGGGATCGCATGCCATTGTCAGTTACTTGTCAGTTGCTTCATTCCAATAAGGTCCAGCGAGAGCCAATCAAAAACTAGAAATAATCGGACCAATCAGAGTGCTGTACACAAACAGTCCCACCAAtatgagccaatcagagacacTCCCCTACTGCTCAAATCTGGCTAACTACCTGCCAATCAATTACCATCCTGAGGTAAAAAATGAATCTCAAAGAAGAGAGTTTAAGCAAAAGCTGCTGGAAGGAAGACCTGAGACTCTGTTTGCTGATTTTTATAAAAATGGAGACATCAGCAACCTAATATTTTACTCTGGACACCCCAGTGTGTGGCACAGTGCCATCATCCTCCACCACCCATCTGCAGAAAGAAAAGGCATTTTCAATGAATGGAAACgacagctaaaagagagtgaggACCCAGATACAGTGATGACAACTATCAACATCTACAAAACTGGGAAGATTATGGTACAAGGCAATTTAAAGAACTTTCAATCTGAATTTCAAACCCTCAAAACACTAGCAggagcacagagaaagaaatcTGGCCCTGCTGTCACTTTCCCTCTGGATCCCCCACAGAGAACTTCAGCTGCCTCCCCATCACCAACACACAGTAGCCTGGCAGAGGAGGAACAGAGCGGCAAGGAGAGGGAACTGACCAACAATATCCCCCCTCTCATATATACCACCATGAATGAAATGAGAGATAAGCTTGCACATATGGAAAGTGAACTGGTGCAACTTCAGGACATTTCCCTCCAGACAAACTCTCTTCGAGAATCAAACAAAGCCATCCATCAGCAACTGTCAACCATGAAGACACAATATGAACAAACCCAGACCCAGCTAAAAGAACTTCAGCATGACATGACACATGCAGGAAAGAATTAGCCACGCTAACAGCACTGCTTAGAGAAATGCAACAAGAGATAACTGACAACAAGAAAGAGATCTCTTTACTGGCTGAgaagctgagagagaaagaaatgacaaTTCACAgcctcagccagcagctgcaacTTCCTGCTAACCCAAACCTACATCCCCCTGAACCACAAACCCTCACCAGCCCACTGACTGCCTCTCCTGACCTGCAGCAGACACCAGAACCACCGACAAACCTCAGTGTTCCTTGTGAACAGCAACACCCATCAAAGCAATCATCACTTCCCACCGTACAATATAAATGGGACATTGTTTTTCTTACAGACTCTAATGGGAAGTTCCTGGATGAAAAAAGACTGTTTACAAACCACAAAGTAACCAAAATCCGATGCCCAACTACTAACAAAGCCCTTGAACTGCTATCTGAAGAACATCTTGGCAGCCTGAGCCACATCATCATCCATACAGGCACCAACGATGTGAGAGCCCAGCAGGACGGGTTGCAACATCACTAAGAGCAGTGATCAACAAGGCCAGCAACACTTTTCCTAACACAAAGATTGTCACGTCCACCCTGCTCCCACGAAAAGACTTCCACCCTAAAACTATTTTAGGAATCAATGCCAGCATGTCAAGAGATTGTGCCCTCAGACTGAACGTATATCTGGTCCATCACCCAACCCTCGGTGTCGACAACCTCTATGACCAAGTACACCTCAAAAAAGAATATGTTTCTGTCTTCGCAAGGACGCTAAAAGATGCTGCGCTGGGCCGCATCCCCACATTGAGCAACCaaaacagcaggagagaggacagaACACAGACAGCGCCGACCAGGACACAGGGACCAGCAAACCAGAGACAAGAAAGGAGAGGTCCACCAAGACCACCACACCAGCACCCACAACACCCTGGACACGGAACAACTGGAGAGTCCACCAAGCACCGCCAAGGAACTCCTGAATTTCTTCTTGCACATCACCCCAGACCCCTACCCCTACCCCAACCCCTGACTACCACTGCCATGCCCACCCCACCATGGACCCCCACTTCTACCCCCACATCCATGCCCAACTCACCTTggccccccaccccctcccagGAGTGCCACCGTGGACACAGTAGGACCACCACAAACATGGAAAGACCTCCGCTCAGCACCACCATCACAGCTGCACAGACCGCAGCTACATGgtgcatgcatgtacacacacacacacgtacacatatacacacacacacatatacacacatatacacacacacacatatacacacgcatacacacatatacacacacacatgttattGTTATAAATTGCTGTTGTAAACTGTTTATCAATACTGTTAACTGATCAAATTAATATCATtacaattatacaaatattaATACTGTTTATGTAAACCAATTCTATGTTTAAAATAATCTCTCACAATTCTAGGTATATAATCCATAGTTTAAAGTTTCTTCTCTTGGCAGTATCACAGTAGATTATGCAGTAACAGATTTGGACCCTGTCTCTTTCAGAGCATTCAGTTAAGCAACAAACCCCCTTTTCAGACCATAACCAGATCAGGATCTACCTTAAAAGAATACACTCTAACCAACCATGCCCCAACTCCAGTAAATTATATCATATAACAGCTCACTACATATGGAAGCAAAATAGGTTATCTGAATATCAGGAGGCAATGAGCAGCCATGGAATCCAAGAGCCTTTAAATTCTTTCCTGGCCTGTTCATATTCACACAGTCAAGAAGGAGTAAACGTGGCCACAGAGCACATTAACAATATCTTTCATCATGTGGCATAACAATCTAACTTATCCTTCCTAAAACTAAacccaaaaaagagaaaacaagaaaaatggtTTGACTCAGAATGCaaaaacatgaggaaaaaacTAAGACAATTATCCAACCAGAAACACAGAGCTCCAGAAAATCAGGAGCTACATATTCACTATGGTGACACACTCAAACAATATAAACAGACACTGAGAACTGAGAGAGAGCAACACCTCAAAAACCAAGTCAACTTAATAGAAGAATCAATAAACTCAAACAGTTTCTGGGATCACTGGAAGACCttagacaataataataataataataataataataataataataataataataataataatctagcCATTCAAGATGGAGACATATGGATAAAGCACTTCAAAGACTTATACAAAGAAACTCACAACACACCCGAACAAGACCAAATACAAGGGAAATTGAACCAATTAGAAACAATCATGAAGGACTACCAAAACCCATTAGATTACCAAATTATTGAAAATGAATTagaccaaaaactgaaaacccTAAAATGTAGAGAAGCCTGTGGACCTGACATCATCATTAATGAGATGCTGAAACACATGGACTCTAAGTTCAGATCAGCCATTCTGAAACTTTTCAATTTAGTACTCAGAGTTGGCTATTTTCCTGAAATATGGAGTGAAGGACTAATAAGCCTCATATTTAAAAGTGGGGACAAGACAGACCCCCAAAATTACTGTGGAATCTGCATAAATTCATGTCTGGGAAAAGTCTTATGTAGTATACTAAATTTACGAATCATAAACTTCATTACAGAGCATCATTTATTAAGCAAAGGCAAATTGGATTCCTTCCTGAATTTAGAACCACAgataatatttttacattgaacCCTCTAATTGATAATTACGTGCACAAAATGATAGAAAAAATTATGCTTGCTTTGTGGATTTTTCAAAAAGCTTTTGATTCAACTGGCACAACAGCCTTTTCTTTAAATTGATCGAAAGTGGTATTGGAGGAAAAGTATATGATCTGATCAAATCAATGTATTCTAAAGCAAAATGCTCAATTAAGATtggaacaaagaaaacagagtcTTTCTGCCAGAGACGTGGAGTAAGACAAGGCTGTAGCCTCAGCCCCATGCTATTCAATATATACATTAATGAACTGGCAAAACAATTTCCCCTGCACCTGAACTGAAATTACAAGACACTGAAATAAAGTGTCTCCTATAACCTGATGACCTGGTCCTGCTGTCCCTCACCAAAGGGGGGTTAAAGCAACACTTATTAGAACTGGAAAAATACTGTCAAACCTGGGTCCTGAGAagtcaaccagcccaaaactaaagtgctcatttttcagAAAAGGTCCAGACTACAGAGAAACACCAGCTTCACAATTGGAAACAACCCTATTGAACAAACAAATCACTACACATATTTAAGACTAAAAATTTCAAACACAGGAAATTTTAGCTTGGCTGTGAATGAACTAAAAGACAGCTTTCTATGCCatcaacagatcaataaacACTGAACTACCAATTAGAACTTGgctcaaaatattcaaatcaatCATTGATATAACTGGTTCAAATggctttatttaaatgtttaaacgAACAGGTTTGATATCCAGAATATAAATTCTAAGTCATGATGTTACACACACCGGTACGTTAGGTGGCGGTGTGCACCTTAACGTTGATTTGTAGTCCGCCAGTacaaccaaagaagaagaagaagaagatatcGCATGTTGTTCGAAATATCACATGGTTCCAACCTTAGAGTTGGTGTCCGGAAGAATTTTCCGGTTGCACTGGTTTGAAAGCAGCTGATCTCTGTTGCTGATTATCTGGCTGTGGTTCATGTCGtcaacttttactgttttttttttagcttgtcTTACATTTTCGCCACCGCTGTTTCTTACTTTTTTCACTACATCCCGTTGACTGAGGTCTGAAGGATTATCGCTGCGAGGACTTTGTGACGGTTCAGacagcagaaagagaaaaatagcaCTCCTATAAGGAAGCGGCTAGTTATGATTTCACCAACTGACAGGTGAGGAGACATTATAATTGTCTACAGGGGACTTATCCATGTGAGAAATAGCGTTTTAAGTCCGACACAAGTTGAGTGAGATTATGCATCTAACCGAAAAAGTTAGCTAACTTTAGCCGGTGGTTGTTATCTCCAATCCGCTCAGCTGACTAAAACTATTAAGTAGCTAACAATGTTAGTTAGCCAACACTCAGCTCTCATAAACCTTTAGACAGTGAGGTAAGTCTCACCTGTCAGCTCAGCTACTGTTAAACCATATTAACTATCTGCGCTTTGAACGTAATAATTTGAAAAAGTTTCCAAACAGCGTTGACAGTTGTTAGCTAGGAACATAAAAACTGTAATGAAGGATATAAAAGTAAAGGATAATCACTCTCTATGAAACTTTGTATGATTAAGTAGTTTAAACAGCATTAAATACTTGGACAAAATGTCCTTTTAATCATCAGcagttttaaagttgttttttgtaaCTGTAAGCCAATTCAGAATCAGTAATTTACATAAGTATTTGTCAAGAATAGTTCATATACATTGTCTAAACtgtagtcaagtcaattttattgaTATCACAGATCActaatttgcctcaggggggctttacagtctgtacagcaatacaacatcctctatccttagaccctcaattcGGATAAGAAAAAAACTCCCTAATAAAAGCCCTTTTAAAGGGGaaataaattcttaaaattGTGTCTTCTACTTCATTGAGAAATCCTGAAACTatgaatctgtaaatatttttcatttcaaaagttaaactGAGAGACGcaagatgtcttctacttcactaAAAAGTTGATTCTCAGTGTTATATTGAACCAttattggctccaaactagttgtgatgttcAAAAGATCATGCTAACACATACATACTTTAAACTCAGAGTAAatgtgagctcagagaaactttgcTCCtacagcagatgaatgtgaaaacagtctccaagtgtcaaactctgcacatacagtgATGGACAAACATCCAAGTTAAATAACCATCGGCTAAGCACGTGGAGCAGTAATTCACTTCGAAATGCAAAAATCGCAACTTTCTTTCTCTTAAAGGCAACACTTTTTGAAATCGTTAAGTTCAAGAGCATTGGAGAGGAGTATTTCTGGGTTTTAGCGTGCTGTACTGCACTCTAAGAGCAGGGCCAAGTAAAGAAGCCTGAGGTAATGTGCCATGTTTAGGACAACCAGGCTCTTGAGCAGTGAACGCTAAGCACGTGAGATTTAGTTCCCTGCAGccacaaacacaagacaaactGGGTTTCCTTTGAAAGATTTAACATTCAAATGAATCACATTAGAGCTACAAAGTTACACTGAAAACCCTTCTATTTTCTGTTGTGAAATAGTAATGATATGTCCAACAGGTGGGAGTAATATATAAGAGCTCTACAATGTGGACAGACAAGCAAAGAGGAATCAGAGTTTCTCAGGAGGAGCTGCTCTGCAAGAACGCCTGTGGGTATTATGGAAACCCTGCATGGCAAGGTTTCTGCTCCAagtgctggagagagagagcccGTCCAGCTGGAGCCGAGAGACAAGACGcgaggtgaacacacacacggttTATAGGGATCATTCGGAGCATTTAGATCTGGACATCAGGTATAATGACATTTTGACCATGGTTTGCTATATTAAGGTGGTGGTCTTGTGTGGAGATTGATTCTTGTCACAACACCTAAAACGTAATACATCATAGAAACTGCAGTTACACCATTGTGCTCTCCCTTTAAGGAAAAGACTTCAGAGGAGATTGTTATGttaataagataagataaatagAGCTACTTTATTAAGTCCATGAATTAAAGCAGATAGTggttattgtcattttatttactcATTAATATGTATAGTTAATAACTGCTTTGGTAACTTCACTATCCTCTAACCATCAGCTGGAGGCAATTTAAGTACTTCAGATTAAAACAGGTTTAGTTTTGGATATCTAATGTTGTCGTTCCTTGCAGACCAACCAATGACGGAACTCCTCTCACCTTCTCCAAAtttgaggagaagaaaaatgcGGAAAAGGGCCGTCGAATTAACACAATGAGGAGACTCTTCTGGGGTAGCCCATCACCTCCCAAACGTCAAGGTACTTCTGGTTAGCTCTGTGTACTTTGATTCTGTGCTCTCAGATACATCAATTTGAAAAGTTGTCTTTTCACAGCGTGTTTCTAAATGGAGTAGTTTCTTAGGCCCCGTCGGTATgtggaatgtttttttgtgcctaaGAGTAAAAATCCCTCATCAGCTGCTTCACCAAATTTGGGTCGGACTCCGGGCATATCTCCTAAGAATTAAGAGCAAAAAGGTCTTGACAGAAATGATAACAAAGATACATTTGAGAGCTGGTAAttggaaaaaaatcaacaaaaaaactaaGTACAACCAATTTTAAGGTCCTGCTACTAGAGATTGAACCTGGGTATCTGTGATGTTGATAATTAACATCTCCCTTTTCCTTCTCTAGAGTCTTCTGAAACACATGCAAATGTGTTGAAAGCCTACCAGGGCCTTGAGCCTGGGGACTTCACTGGTTTCCTAAAGATACTTCGGAGCCCATCCTCCCAGCGCTTGCAGTCCCGATGTACAGCTTTCCTCAAGACAATGGAGGCTTACCATGTAAATATCTGTTTAAGAGTTTAATATGGTTATTCTATCACATTACAATTTTCATAAAATCTCTTTGATACTGCATGGTAGAGCTGATTAGAATCTCATCATCTGTACAGGATCTGCCGGTACAGAAGCAGTCGGATCTTGTGCAGGATTTCTACCAGTCCTTTGCTGAATATTTTAGCAGTGAGTACAGATCAGTTCAACATTCCTGGGGCTGTTTATTCTGCTGACACGGGAATATTAAATGACTTTTGTCGTTTTTATATTTAGGTTTCTCCGAGGCCCAGGTCACTCAGATAATGGAGCATGTGGAGAAGTTGATAATGACACGGTTGCACAAATGGGTTTTCTGCCATGACAGCTGTGATGATGAACAGAAGGACCTGGCTCTGCAGAGAAGAATACGGTTAGATTTACGTACAAGTTACCTGTGTTGCGTTAAATTGAAACCTCCTAACCGAAACACCTGCTGGATGCTGACTGATGTCTTTGTCTTTGCAGTTCATTAAACTGGGTTACTCCTCAGATGCTGGGTGTACCTTTTCCGGAAAATAACACCACAGTCACAGGTGATCCCTTTCTGCCGGCTATAACAGGTGATTCTATGTTTCACTACTTCATCTCATGAGGAAAAGTATGTCAAATTTCACATATGCAAGTTCTGAAATCCTGGTCTTTGacaattcatttatttccaACAGCCATAATTGAGATGGATGCCAAACGAGCGCCTCAGGACAAACTTGCATGTGTGACCAAATGCAGTCAGCACGTTTTCGAAGCACTCTCCACCTCGAACACTGAGCCCGCTAATGCCGATGACTTCCTGTCAGGCCTGGTTTATGTGGTGCTGAAGGCCAATCCACCTCGATTACACTCCAACATGCAATATGTGATTCGTTTTGGCCTCCCTCACAGTCTGATGGCAGGAGAGAGCGGCTACTATTTCACAAATTTGGTCAGTTTATTGCAAGTGTAGTGAAATTCACTCATCTGGCATACAAAaaacgttttgtttttttttgtaagatcTGTTAATCACTCACACTGTTGTCCTCTGTTTTAGTCTTGTGCAGTGGCCTTCATTGAAAAACTGGATGGACCAGCACTCAACCTCAGTCCAGAAGAGTTTGAGGGCTACATGCTGCGTCAGCGAGCTCCCTTTGCACGAAGCAAGAGGCAGCAAGCTGCCAGTGAAACACAACACCTGCTAGAGGAGCTGAAGGGCAGACAGGAGAAGCTGGACCAAGGAATGGATGCTCTCGGCGTGCAGCTACAAAAGTGGGTGCAAGCAGTTAATTCACAACTGGATGAGGCAACAGGCCAGCTTGCTGTGGTGCAGAAGGAGATAACAGCTCAGTCGGAGCTCTCACAGTTCTCATCCTCATCTCATGACACGGTGCCACCGGGGGACGACACCAAAGACCAGACGGTGCTGGTGTTTTCAGATGAATGTGCAGGTCCTGAAGATACAGACTGttagctataaaaaaaaaaaaacccatctaaTTTGGTACTTGACTTTTTTAATCCTCAGCACTAATGTTTGTAGGTtgcagaaagaaacacagatttATATTCAAGTGCCACATTTGCACAAGTTCCAACCTTAGAAATCTTGGAATTTGTAAGCCATTTGAACATGAAGGAAATATTTATAAATGACACTTTTTCCATTAATATCACAGGGTGCACAGGTGCTTTTAATGGCTTTGTTAAGATAATAGTTTGCACATATTTCCTGTTTGAGGATGAAGGCCATCACACTTACATTCCAATTTACAATATATGCACAAATATTGATCAGAAGTAATATTTAAACACTCAGGTTATGCAGCACTTGAGGATATCGTCTAACACTTTAAGGGTGCTTATTTAATATTGACCTTTTTCCAATAGTGTATATCAATGTGCCTACTCATACAATGCTGTGAAGTGAATAAATATGCTAGAGGAGGAAATATTAGATGGCAGTTGATCCACTTAGACCACTACAAGTCACAGGGGGTATTTAGTTTAATCAGGGTTTTCAGAGCTCTGTGTTGCCTTCATTGTCTGTACGAGGATGAAATGACTGGTGCAACacaattgtatttattttaccatCTGTGTTAGTGTGGAGTAGGTACACAGTGTTTACAGATGTCTTTTGAAGAAATTAAAGGAGTTTATGTTATGATAAAAAATTGTATccaatattaaatattatatctATGATTTAATATTGTGTGCGTTTgtgcttttctttcatttttcagcagACTGAGGAAGAGAGTGATATTTGTGTTTAATCTTGATGAATGTAACgtcaaaaagaaatgtttggTTGGTCtcaaaaaaagtcaatttaagGACTAAAAAAACTGCTTTGTGACAGTAAATGTGCTTGTATATAATGATTTTATACTGAGAATGCTCTTCCACTGCTTAAGTACTAATAATTATAGTCAATCACTTCTACAATTATATATGGATTTTTTGCCATGGAGGAATTAAATATTCACTCTGAACATACTCTGTTATTGTtgtacttaaaggacaggttcacaattattcaagtgtgtcttaaaacaacattcaggtgcccatatgaa
Protein-coding regions in this window:
- the LOC137197628 gene encoding rab5 GDP/GTP exchange factor-like, with amino-acid sequence MWTDKQRGIRVSQEELLCKNACGYYGNPAWQGFCSKCWRERARPAGAERQDARPTNDGTPLTFSKFEEKKNAEKGRRINTMRRLFWGSPSPPKRQESSETHANVLKAYQGLEPGDFTGFLKILRSPSSQRLQSRCTAFLKTMEAYHDLPVQKQSDLVQDFYQSFAEYFSSFSEAQVTQIMEHVEKLIMTRLHKWVFCHDSCDDEQKDLALQRRIRSLNWVTPQMLGVPFPENNTTVTGDPFLPAITAIIEMDAKRAPQDKLACVTKCSQHVFEALSTSNTEPANADDFLSGLVYVVLKANPPRLHSNMQYVIRFGLPHSLMAGESGYYFTNLSCAVAFIEKLDGPALNLSPEEFEGYMLRQRAPFARSKRQQAASETQHLLEELKGRQEKLDQGMDALGVQLQKWVQAVNSQLDEATGQLAVVQKEITAQSELSQFSSSSHDTVPPGDDTKDQTVLVFSDECAGPEDTDC